In Aquipuribacter nitratireducens, the following proteins share a genomic window:
- a CDS encoding VOC family protein: protein MSTRDEPWPAGTPCWVDYGAVDVDAAVRFYTEVLDWTAEASGPEYGGYVMCRVGDRDAAGIGPAQEGAPAAWTTYLASTDVDTTTTRAADAGATVLAPPFDVGDLGRMSVVADPQGAVLGVWQAGRHIGARVVNEPGGLTWNEAAEPDPATARTFYSQVFGFVWEPVPGAPDDYCTFATETGRPLGGLGGLPGKDVPPHWLTYFSVADTDAFVAAAKDRGASVVSGPFDTEFGRMATVRDPWGATFAVMGGGSAA, encoded by the coding sequence ATGAGCACACGTGACGAGCCGTGGCCCGCCGGCACGCCCTGCTGGGTCGACTACGGAGCCGTCGACGTCGACGCCGCCGTCCGCTTCTACACCGAGGTGCTCGACTGGACCGCCGAGGCGAGCGGGCCCGAGTACGGCGGCTACGTCATGTGCCGGGTCGGGGACCGCGACGCCGCGGGGATCGGCCCGGCGCAGGAGGGCGCCCCCGCGGCGTGGACGACGTACCTCGCCTCCACCGACGTCGACACGACGACGACCCGGGCCGCCGACGCCGGCGCCACCGTCCTCGCCCCGCCGTTCGACGTCGGCGACCTCGGCCGCATGTCGGTCGTCGCCGACCCGCAGGGCGCCGTGCTCGGCGTGTGGCAGGCGGGCCGTCACATCGGCGCCCGGGTCGTCAACGAGCCCGGTGGGCTCACGTGGAACGAGGCCGCGGAGCCCGACCCCGCGACCGCGCGCACCTTCTACAGCCAGGTGTTCGGGTTCGTGTGGGAGCCGGTGCCGGGTGCGCCGGACGACTACTGCACGTTCGCGACGGAGACCGGGCGGCCGCTCGGGGGCCTCGGCGGGCTGCCCGGTAAGGACGTGCCGCCCCACTGGCTCACGTACTTCTCGGTCGCCGACACCGACGCCTTCGTCGCCGCCGCGAAGGATCGGGGCGCGAGCGTCGTGTCCGGGCCCTTCGACACCGAGTTCGGCCGGATGGCGACCGTCCGCGACCCGTGGGGCGCGACCTTCGCGGTCATGGGCGGCGGCAGCGCCGCCTGA
- a CDS encoding dihydrofolate reductase family protein: protein MGRLRYSALCSLDGYVADRDGGFEWAFPDEEVMALVNDLGDETPVQVYGRRTYELMTVWETDPSVGDTPQAARFAEQWVRARKVVVSRTLDAVTTSRTELVRELDGALVSDLTADADAVIGGPTVASAAFRQGLVDRVDLVVFPVTVGGGLAAMPTDLRVDLRLVTERRFAGGAVHLGYDVRREP from the coding sequence GTGGGCAGGCTCCGCTACTCCGCGCTGTGCTCCCTCGACGGCTACGTCGCCGACCGCGACGGCGGCTTCGAGTGGGCGTTCCCGGACGAGGAGGTCATGGCCCTCGTCAACGACCTCGGCGACGAGACGCCGGTCCAGGTCTACGGCCGGCGCACGTACGAGCTCATGACGGTGTGGGAGACCGACCCGTCCGTCGGCGACACCCCTCAGGCCGCGCGGTTCGCCGAGCAGTGGGTGCGGGCGCGCAAGGTCGTCGTGTCCCGCACGCTCGACGCCGTCACCACGTCCCGCACCGAGCTCGTCCGCGAGCTCGACGGGGCGCTCGTCAGCGACCTGACCGCCGACGCCGACGCGGTGATCGGCGGCCCGACCGTCGCGTCGGCGGCGTTCCGGCAGGGCCTCGTCGACCGGGTCGACCTCGTGGTGTTCCCCGTCACGGTCGGCGGCGGCCTCGCCGCCATGCCGACCGACCTCCGCGTCGACCTCCGCCTCGTGACCGAGCGACGCTTCGCCGGCGGCGCGGTCCACCTCGGCTACGACGTGCGGCGCGAGCCCTGA
- a CDS encoding SRPBCC domain-containing protein, with protein sequence MSTTTTAAPAPSTSATATVRLAYAVRAEPEAVWQALVDGSVTPAYYYGFEAHFPALQAGAAYRYTAGGGDMITGVVEDVELGRRLVLTFDGVWAPDIAELPTSRVTFEVVEPFMPMPGVTVLRCTHEGLPAGAAADHLEIGWVAILSGLKTLLETGQPLVAAPGGTR encoded by the coding sequence ATGAGCACGACCACGACCGCTGCCCCCGCCCCGTCGACGAGCGCGACCGCGACCGTCCGGCTCGCCTACGCCGTCCGCGCCGAGCCCGAGGCGGTGTGGCAGGCGCTCGTCGACGGCAGCGTGACGCCCGCCTACTACTACGGCTTCGAGGCGCACTTCCCCGCGCTGCAGGCCGGGGCCGCCTACCGGTACACGGCCGGGGGCGGCGACATGATCACCGGTGTCGTCGAGGACGTCGAGCTCGGCCGGCGCCTCGTCCTCACCTTCGACGGGGTGTGGGCCCCGGACATCGCGGAGCTGCCGACCTCGCGCGTCACCTTCGAGGTGGTGGAGCCGTTCATGCCGATGCCGGGCGTGACCGTGCTCCGCTGCACCCACGAGGGCCTGCCCGCCGGCGCGGCCGCGGACCACCTCGAGATCGGGTGGGTGGCGATCCTGTCCGGCCTCAAGACGCTGCTGGAGACGGGGCAGCCGCTCGTGGCGGCCCCAGGTGGCACACGGTGA
- a CDS encoding S8 family serine peptidase, producing the protein MAVVKVLLEVEAPDQPVGFELFESATESLVAADRAARPALDRVAGLGVELDEPLPPVPMFGTRDGSAPWGGAPAGSLRAFAGPETNADLAATSVVVAAEVNSSQLAELRDREGVTVWPNSPVTLDHHEHDDAVDLARSRPGLDCRPFRDAVDLEVVRAMLGVHRAWWDGYRGQNVAVGIIDEGVNGVVYPVVGGFARPNAARQPGAAPITSHGSMCAADVLVAAPAARLYDYPFLGVANSGGVLTMFQAVLDQRRLDGTPHLTTNSYGYTGIPPVADFPNHEVHDPQHPVHRKVREVVASGAACLFAAGNCGADCPSGACHSSGIGPGRSIHASNSLAEVITVAAVNTRHERIGYSSQGPGMFHAEKPDLASYSHFFGNFGPDRPGGTSSNPFDNGTSAATPVAAGVAALLLSAAPGLTPDGLRDALYAGLTNVTGAAWDAGYGRGIVNAAASYSSLVR; encoded by the coding sequence GTGGCCGTGGTGAAGGTGCTGCTGGAGGTCGAGGCGCCGGACCAGCCGGTGGGCTTCGAGCTGTTCGAGAGCGCGACGGAGTCGCTCGTCGCCGCAGACCGGGCGGCCAGACCGGCGCTCGACCGCGTCGCCGGGCTGGGCGTCGAGCTCGACGAGCCGCTGCCGCCCGTCCCGATGTTCGGCACGCGCGACGGCTCCGCGCCGTGGGGCGGTGCGCCGGCCGGCTCGCTGCGCGCGTTCGCCGGTCCCGAGACCAACGCCGACCTGGCGGCGACGAGCGTCGTGGTGGCCGCCGAGGTCAACAGCTCGCAGCTGGCCGAGCTGCGGGACCGCGAGGGGGTGACCGTGTGGCCGAACTCCCCCGTCACGCTCGACCACCACGAGCACGACGACGCCGTGGACCTCGCCCGGTCGCGGCCGGGCCTCGACTGCCGTCCGTTCCGCGACGCCGTCGACCTCGAGGTCGTCCGGGCGATGCTCGGGGTCCACCGGGCGTGGTGGGACGGCTACCGGGGCCAGAACGTCGCGGTCGGCATCATCGACGAGGGGGTGAACGGGGTCGTCTACCCCGTGGTCGGCGGCTTCGCCCGCCCCAACGCCGCCCGCCAGCCCGGCGCCGCCCCCATCACGAGCCACGGCTCGATGTGCGCCGCGGACGTCCTCGTCGCGGCCCCCGCGGCGCGGCTGTACGACTACCCGTTCCTCGGGGTCGCGAACTCCGGGGGCGTCCTCACGATGTTCCAGGCGGTCCTCGACCAGCGGCGCCTCGACGGCACGCCGCACCTCACGACGAACAGCTACGGCTACACCGGGATCCCCCCCGTCGCGGACTTCCCCAACCACGAGGTCCACGACCCGCAGCACCCGGTCCACCGCAAGGTCCGCGAGGTCGTCGCGTCCGGCGCCGCCTGCCTGTTCGCGGCCGGCAACTGCGGTGCGGACTGCCCGAGCGGCGCCTGCCACAGCAGCGGCATCGGACCCGGGCGTTCGATCCACGCCTCGAACAGCCTGGCGGAGGTCATCACGGTCGCGGCGGTCAACACCCGTCACGAGCGGATCGGGTACTCCTCGCAGGGACCGGGCATGTTCCACGCCGAGAAGCCGGACCTCGCGAGCTACTCGCACTTCTTCGGCAACTTCGGTCCCGACCGCCCCGGCGGCACGAGCAGCAACCCGTTCGACAACGGCACGTCGGCGGCGACACCGGTCGCCGCGGGCGTCGCGGCGCTCCTGCTGTCCGCAGCGCCCGGCCTCACCCCCGACGGCCTCCGGGACGCCCTCTATGCCGGGCTCACGAACGTCACCGGCGCGGCGTGGGACGCCGGCTACGGCCGCGGCATCGTCAACGCGGCGGCGTCGTACTCCTCGCTCGTCCGCTGA
- a CDS encoding helix-turn-helix domain-containing protein, with product MIESFDERDRQVLSLLRPHLYEVWQRAERRRVGAPSLTPRQEEVLRLVGRGLSYAEVAARLVVSRGTVRAHMDHIRRRLGVSSAAEAAAALALSSAGSAGR from the coding sequence GTGATCGAGTCCTTCGACGAGCGCGACCGCCAGGTCCTGTCGCTGCTGCGGCCCCACCTGTACGAGGTGTGGCAGCGGGCCGAGCGTCGCCGGGTGGGCGCACCCTCGCTCACCCCCCGGCAGGAGGAGGTCCTCCGGCTCGTCGGTCGGGGTCTGTCGTACGCCGAGGTCGCGGCGCGCCTCGTCGTCTCGCGGGGCACCGTGCGGGCGCACATGGACCACATCCGCCGTCGCCTGGGCGTGAGCTCGGCGGCCGAGGCAGCGGCGGCCCTGGCGCTGTCGTCGGCGGGCAGCGCGGGCAGGTAG
- a CDS encoding mismatch-specific DNA-glycosylase encodes MWSGWSGHHFARPGNRFWPALHASGFTPRRLDPGEEQEVLGLGLGITNVVARATAAAADLTDDELRAGRHELERKVLAHAPRTLAVLGITAYRTAFGRPRAALGEQPDHVIGTTRVWVLPNPSGLNAHHTPADLARLFATLREAVQPPHG; translated from the coding sequence CTGTGGTCGGGCTGGAGCGGCCACCACTTCGCCCGGCCGGGCAACCGGTTCTGGCCCGCGCTGCACGCGTCCGGGTTCACGCCGCGACGGCTCGACCCGGGCGAGGAGCAGGAGGTGCTCGGGCTCGGCCTCGGGATCACGAACGTCGTCGCCCGGGCGACCGCCGCCGCGGCCGACCTCACCGACGACGAGCTGCGGGCCGGTCGCCACGAGCTGGAGCGGAAGGTCCTCGCGCACGCGCCGCGGACCCTCGCCGTCCTCGGCATCACCGCGTACCGAACCGCCTTCGGGCGGCCGCGCGCCGCCCTCGGGGAGCAGCCCGACCACGTGATCGGCACGACGCGTGTCTGGGTGCTGCCGAACCCGAGCGGCCTCAACGCCCACCACACCCCCGCCGACCTCGCCCGTCTCTTCGCCACGCTGCGGGAGGCGGTGCAGCCGCCGCACGGGTGA
- a CDS encoding YciI family protein produces MEFLLLAVETEAAFAERDDPDRAPAYWAGWQGYVTALEEAGVLRGANGLHPPATATTVRVVEGRVDVQDGPYADTKEQLGGYFVVDVPDLDAALGWAGRCPSAAAGGSCEVRPVLPPPRPAGA; encoded by the coding sequence GTGGAGTTCCTGCTGCTGGCCGTCGAGACCGAGGCCGCCTTCGCCGAGCGCGACGACCCCGACCGCGCCCCCGCCTACTGGGCGGGCTGGCAGGGCTACGTCACCGCCCTGGAGGAGGCCGGCGTGCTGCGGGGCGCCAACGGCCTCCACCCGCCCGCCACGGCCACGACCGTCCGCGTCGTCGAGGGCCGTGTCGACGTCCAGGACGGGCCCTACGCCGACACCAAGGAGCAGCTCGGCGGCTACTTCGTCGTCGACGTCCCCGACCTCGACGCCGCGCTCGGCTGGGCCGGGCGCTGCCCGTCGGCCGCCGCGGGCGGGTCGTGCGAGGTCCGGCCCGTCCTGCCGCCGCCCCGGCCCGCTGGTGCGTGA
- a CDS encoding exopolyphosphatase, with product MTDTLVQDPAALLGSGPYRLVTRSDFDGLVCAVLLRQAGLIDDITFVHPKDVQDGTVEITDRDVLTNLPFDPRAHLVFDHHLSETVRNGASERHVIDPSAPSAARVVHTFLGGPERVPGVSYGLMRAVDQADSADYSLEDVLEPTGWTLLNFLMDSRTGLGRFRDFRISNYQLMMQLIDHCIEYQDVDEILALPDVAERVELYRAQADLFREQLLRVTTLHGDVAVVDLRDEDVIHAGNRFLVYALFPQARVSVHVMWGRDKQNTVLAVGRSILDRSSTVDIGAVCLAHGGGGHAAAGTCQVAHEDAERSLTEVVAALRGR from the coding sequence GTGACCGACACCCTCGTGCAGGACCCCGCCGCGCTCCTCGGGTCCGGGCCCTACCGCCTCGTGACGCGCAGCGACTTCGACGGGCTCGTGTGCGCGGTGCTGCTGCGCCAGGCCGGGCTCATCGACGACATCACGTTCGTCCACCCGAAGGACGTGCAGGACGGCACGGTGGAGATCACCGACCGCGACGTGCTGACGAACCTGCCGTTCGACCCGCGCGCGCACCTCGTCTTCGACCACCACCTGTCCGAGACGGTCCGCAACGGCGCCTCCGAGCGCCACGTCATCGACCCCTCGGCGCCGTCCGCGGCGCGCGTCGTCCACACGTTCCTCGGCGGCCCCGAGCGCGTGCCCGGCGTGTCGTACGGGCTCATGCGGGCCGTCGACCAGGCCGACTCCGCCGACTACTCCCTCGAGGACGTCCTCGAGCCGACCGGCTGGACGCTGCTCAACTTCCTCATGGACAGCCGCACCGGTCTCGGCCGCTTCCGCGACTTCCGCATCTCGAACTACCAGCTGATGATGCAGCTCATCGACCACTGCATCGAGTACCAGGACGTGGACGAGATCCTCGCCCTGCCCGACGTCGCCGAGCGCGTCGAGCTGTACCGGGCGCAGGCGGACCTGTTCCGCGAGCAGCTGCTGCGCGTCACGACGCTCCACGGCGACGTCGCCGTCGTCGACCTCCGCGACGAGGACGTCATCCACGCCGGCAACCGCTTCCTCGTGTACGCCCTCTTCCCGCAGGCGCGGGTCTCGGTCCACGTCATGTGGGGCCGGGACAAGCAGAACACCGTCCTCGCCGTCGGCCGGTCGATCCTCGACCGCAGCTCGACGGTCGACATCGGTGCGGTGTGCCTCGCACACGGCGGCGGGGGCCACGCCGCCGCGGGCACGTGCCAGGTCGCGCACGAGGACGCCGAGCGCTCGCTCACCGAGGTCGTCGCCGCGCTCCGGGGCCGCTGA
- a CDS encoding aldehyde dehydrogenase family protein has product MTDTLQRPADPDAHDTTVHHARHLVAGERPDPLDAPVLERRDPATGDPTSTAPVGDDVTVAAAVAAARAAAPDWARTPAAERAAALARAADAVEAVAEQLAEDSRLDMGRPPALARDGVAAGVATMREYAVLGPLHRGRRLNGSPDAWDVMELRPRGVAAVVTAWNDPVAATVGLLAAALVTGNTVVWKPSERAVRTSDRLAGLLAASFPPGVVNVVHGDATTGALLVEQHVDVVAHVGSTAAGRAIAAAAARTGAHTLLENGGKDPLVVDRGLDPQWVAQQIALGGLINSGQLCTAVERVYVHTDAYDAVREALLTEVERWAPGGEQAIGPLVDTAHRDAVHAHVSAARDAGARVLRGGEVADGPGAFYPPTVLEDVPADAAVLTEETFGPVLPLVRVEDVDEGLRLAGAGRYGLAATVLTADLVVARRACTALDVGTVKVNDVFGGAPGGAATPRRGSGTGLGYGPELLDEMTAVTVCHLGPPRAAAPSPAAS; this is encoded by the coding sequence GTGACCGACACCCTGCAGCGGCCCGCCGACCCCGACGCGCACGACACGACCGTCCACCACGCCCGCCACCTCGTCGCCGGCGAGCGGCCCGACCCGCTCGACGCGCCCGTCCTCGAGCGCCGCGACCCGGCCACCGGCGACCCGACGAGCACCGCCCCGGTCGGCGACGACGTCACCGTCGCGGCCGCCGTCGCCGCCGCCCGTGCCGCCGCACCCGACTGGGCGCGCACCCCCGCCGCCGAGCGCGCCGCCGCGCTCGCCCGGGCCGCCGACGCCGTCGAGGCCGTCGCCGAGCAGCTCGCCGAGGACAGCCGCCTCGACATGGGCCGCCCACCCGCACTGGCACGCGACGGCGTCGCCGCCGGGGTCGCCACCATGCGCGAGTACGCCGTCCTCGGCCCCCTGCACCGCGGGCGCAGGCTCAACGGCTCCCCGGACGCGTGGGACGTCATGGAGCTGCGCCCGCGGGGCGTCGCCGCCGTCGTCACCGCGTGGAACGACCCCGTCGCCGCCACCGTCGGTCTCCTCGCGGCGGCCCTCGTCACGGGCAACACCGTGGTGTGGAAGCCGTCCGAGCGGGCCGTCCGCACGAGCGACCGGCTCGCCGGGCTGCTCGCCGCGTCGTTCCCGCCCGGCGTGGTGAACGTCGTCCACGGCGACGCCACGACCGGTGCGCTCCTCGTCGAGCAGCACGTCGACGTCGTGGCGCACGTCGGCTCGACCGCCGCCGGCCGCGCCATCGCGGCGGCGGCCGCGCGCACCGGCGCGCACACCCTGCTCGAGAACGGGGGCAAGGACCCGCTCGTCGTCGACCGCGGGCTCGACCCGCAGTGGGTGGCGCAGCAGATCGCGCTCGGCGGGCTCATCAACTCCGGGCAGCTGTGCACGGCGGTCGAGCGGGTCTACGTCCACACCGACGCCTACGACGCCGTCCGCGAGGCCCTCCTCACCGAGGTCGAGCGGTGGGCACCCGGCGGTGAGCAGGCCATCGGCCCGCTCGTCGACACCGCGCACCGCGACGCCGTCCACGCCCACGTGAGCGCGGCCCGCGACGCGGGTGCGCGGGTCCTCCGGGGCGGGGAGGTTGCCGACGGTCCCGGCGCGTTCTACCCGCCGACGGTCCTCGAGGACGTCCCGGCCGACGCCGCCGTCCTCACCGAGGAGACCTTCGGTCCCGTGCTCCCCCTCGTGCGCGTCGAGGACGTCGACGAGGGGCTGAGGCTGGCGGGGGCGGGCCGGTACGGCCTCGCCGCGACCGTCCTCACGGCCGACCTCGTCGTCGCGCGACGTGCGTGCACCGCGCTCGACGTCGGCACCGTCAAGGTGAACGACGTCTTCGGCGGCGCCCCGGGCGGGGCGGCGACCCCGCGCCGGGGCTCCGGCACCGGACTGGGCTACGGCCCCGAGCTGCTCGACGAGATGACCGCCGTCACCGTGTGCCACCTGGGGCCGCCACGAGCGGCTGCCCCGTCTCCAGCAGCGTCTTGA